The following proteins are co-located in the Bubalus bubalis isolate 160015118507 breed Murrah chromosome 23, NDDB_SH_1, whole genome shotgun sequence genome:
- the C23H10orf95 gene encoding uncharacterized protein C10orf95 homolog, with protein MYAYYCLAPGEDIWPLLQHLTYTYQPAPLLLPPIQAHNFCSRPRDLCAGEWAGPQEYHCFHSTGAPLEVAPPFWAFPPAYAAALRPPFPAPGYLGPSLQALAATGQAAVESGAQWPEGGTVQAELRWGRVECALGPRLELPDSVRRELRRVYGTYPRTNVRVTYRGGEFLLQGAPCLREPEHRVKRGVLRPPASSDSGDDSSAGEAVERGRLKKRKA; from the coding sequence ATGTACGCATACTACTGCCTAGCGCCTGGGGAGGACATCTGGCCTCTACTGCAGCACCTCACCTACACCTACCAGCCCGCCCCTCTGCTGCTGCCCCCTATCCAGGCCCATAACTTCTGCAGCCGGCCCCGCGACCTGTGCGCCGGCGAGTGGGCTGGTCCGCAGGAATACCACTGCTTCCACTCCACCGGAGCGCCCCTGGAGGTCGCGCCGCCCTTTTGGGCCTTCCCGCCGGCCTACGCCGCGGCCCTGCGCCCGCCGTTCCCCGCGCCCGGCTACCTGGGGCCATCGCTGCAGGCGCTCGCAGCCACAGGACAGGCGGCAGTCGAGAGCGGGGCGCAGTGGCCGGAAGGCGGCACCGTGCAGGCCGAGCTGCGGTGGGGCCGCGTGGAGTGCGCGCTTGGCCCGCGCCTCGAGCTGCCGGACTCGGTGCGCCGGGAGCTGCGCCGCGTGTACGGCACATACCCGCGCACCAACGTGCGTGTCACCTACCGCGGCGGCGAGTTCCTGCTGCAAGGCGCGCCGTGCCTGCGAGAGCCCGAGCACCGCGTCAAGAGGGGAGTCCTGCGGCCGCCGGCCAGCAGCGACAGCGGGGACGACAGTTCCGCGGGGGAAGCGGTGGAGCGCGGCCGCCTGAAGAAGAGGAAGGCTTGA
- the MFSD13A gene encoding transmembrane protein 180 isoform X1 has product MPGCLKCGHGPAASVPPGSLLEMQNLRFHSTPAKGQVWPECPWPWAHLSAPGAEAGLAAMRLGGPWAWLLGLPTAVVYGSLALFVSVLHNVFLLYYVDTFVSVYKVDKAAFWVGETVFLLWNSLNDPLFGWLSDRQFLSSQPRSGAGLSSRTVVLARVRALGWHGPLLALSFLAFWVPWAPAGLQFLLCLCLYDSFLTLVDLHHHALLADLALSAHDRTHLNFYCSLFSAAGSLSVFASYAFWNKEDFSSFRAFCLALATGSGLGFVGAARLLRQRVEAAGREPGCPAMAVNGGLCEEELLVGGEEAGSITLGQYLRQLARHRNFLWFVGMDLVQVFHCHFNSNFFPLFLEHLLSDHISLSTGSFLLGISYVAPHLNNLYFLPLCRRWGVYAVVRGLFLLKLGLSLLMLLAGPDHPGLLCLFIASNRVFTEGTCKLLTLVVTDLVDEDLVLNHRKQAASALLFGMVALVTKPGQTFAPLLGTWLLCFYTGHDLFQQPPPAPVGSAQPWPEPPAPPPAQAPPLRQGCFYLLVLVPIACALLQLFTWSQFTLHGRRLHMVKAQRQSLSRAQTLDVKMV; this is encoded by the exons ATGCCTGGCTGCTTAAAGTGTGGTCATGGCCCAGCAGCATCGGTGCCCCCTGGgagcctgttagaaatgcagaatctcagattCCACTCCACACCTGCGAAG GGACAAGTATGGCCAGAATGCCCATGGCCATGGGCACACCTCAGTGCTCCTGGGGCTGAGGCTGGGCTGGCCGCCATGAGGCTGGGTGGGCCCTGGGCCTGGCTGCTGGGCCTGCCCACGGCTGTGGTCTATGGCTCCCTGGCCCTCTTTGTCTCTGTCCTGCACAACGTGTTCCTGCTTTACTACGTGGACACCTTTGTCTCAGTGTACAAGGTCGACAAAGCTGCCTTCTGGGTTGGAGAG ACGGTGTTTCTCCTCTGGAACAGTCTCAACGACCCCCTCTTCGGCTGGCTGAGTGACCGTCAGTTCCTTAGCTCCCAACCCCG GTCAGGTGCTGGGCTCTCCTCACGGACCGTGGTACTGGCACGGGTGCGGGCACTGGGCTGGCATGGGCCGCTGCTGGCACTGTCGTTCCTGGCGTTCTGGGTGCCCTGGgcgcctgctgggctgcagttctTGCTGTGCCTGTGCCTCTACGACAGCTTCCTGACGCTCGTAGACCTGCACCATCATGCCTTGCTGGCCGACCTGGCTCTCTCAGCCCACGACCGCACCCACCTCAACTTCTACTGCTCCCTCTTCAGCGCGGCCGGCTCCCTGTCTGTCTTTGCCTCCTACGCCTTCTGGAACAAAGAGGACTTCTCTTCGTTCCGCGCCTTCTGCCTGGCACTGGCCACTGGCTCTGGGCTGGGCTTTGTGGGGGCCGCACGGCTGCTGAGGCAGCGGGTTGAGGCGGCCGGCAGGGAGCCGGGGTGCCCAGCCATGGCTGTGAATGGCGG CCTATGTGAAGAAGAGCTGCTTGTGGGCGGCGAGGAGGCGGGTAGCATCACCTTGGGCCAGTACCTCCGGCAGCTGGCACGCCACCGGAACTTCCTGTGGTTCGTGGGCATGGACCTGGTGCAG GTCTTTCACTGCCACTTCAACAGCAACTTCTTTCCCCTCTTCCTGGAGCATCTGTTGTCAGACCACATCTCCCTCTCCACGGGCTCCTTCCTGTTGG GCATCTCCTACGTCGCTCCCCACCTCAACAACCTCTACTTCCTGCCCCTGTGCCGGCGCTGGGGTGTCTACGCCGTGGTGCGGGGGCTCTTCCTGCTCAAGCTGGGCCTGAGCCTGCTTATGCTGTTGGCTGGCCCCGACCACCCCGGCCTGCTCTGCCTCTTCATTGCCAG CAACCGTGTTTTCACTGAGGGCACCTGTAAGTTGTTGACCTTGGTGGTCACGGACCTGGTGGATGAGGACTTGGTGCTGAATCACCGCAAGCAGGCAGCCTCAGCACTTCTCTTTGGCATGGTGGCCCTGGTGACCAAGCCAGGCCAGACCTTCGCTCCGCTGCTGGGCACCTGGCTGCTCTGCTTCTACACAG GTCATGATCTCTTCCAGCAGCCCCCCCCAGCCCCTGTGGGGAGTGCTCAGCCCTGGCCGGAGCCTCCGGCTCCACCCCCGGCACAGGCCCCGCCGCTCCGCCAGGGCTGCTTCTACCTGCTGGTGCTGGTGCCCATCGCCTGTGCTCTGCTGCAGCTGTTCACTTGGTCCCAGTTCACGCTGCACGGGAGGCGCCTGCACATGGTCAAAGCCCAGCGCCAGAGCCTGTCACGGGCCCAGACCCTGGACGTTAAGATGGTGTGA
- the MFSD13A gene encoding transmembrane protein 180 isoform X3 has product MRLGGPWAWLLGLPTAVVYGSLALFVSVLHNVFLLYYVDTFVSVYKVDKAAFWVGETVFLLWNSLNDPLFGWLSDRQFLSSQPRSGAGLSSRTVVLARVRALGWHGPLLALSFLAFWVPWAPAGLQFLLCLCLYDSFLTLVDLHHHALLADLALSAHDRTHLNFYCSLFSAAGSLSVFASYAFWNKEDFSSFRAFCLALATGSGLGFVGAARLLRQRVEAAGREPGCPAMAVNGGLCEEELLVGGEEAGSITLGQYLRQLARHRNFLWFVGMDLVQVFHCHFNSNFFPLFLEHLLSDHISLSTGSFLLGISYVAPHLNNLYFLPLCRRWGVYAVVRGLFLLKLGLSLLMLLAGPDHPGLLCLFIASNRVFTEGTCKLLTLVVTDLVDEDLVLNHRKQAASALLFGMVALVTKPGQTFAPLLGTWLLCFYTGHDLFQQPPPAPVGSAQPWPEPPAPPPAQAPPLRQGCFYLLVLVPIACALLQLFTWSQFTLHGRRLHMVKAQRQSLSRAQTLDVKMV; this is encoded by the exons ATGAGGCTGGGTGGGCCCTGGGCCTGGCTGCTGGGCCTGCCCACGGCTGTGGTCTATGGCTCCCTGGCCCTCTTTGTCTCTGTCCTGCACAACGTGTTCCTGCTTTACTACGTGGACACCTTTGTCTCAGTGTACAAGGTCGACAAAGCTGCCTTCTGGGTTGGAGAG ACGGTGTTTCTCCTCTGGAACAGTCTCAACGACCCCCTCTTCGGCTGGCTGAGTGACCGTCAGTTCCTTAGCTCCCAACCCCG GTCAGGTGCTGGGCTCTCCTCACGGACCGTGGTACTGGCACGGGTGCGGGCACTGGGCTGGCATGGGCCGCTGCTGGCACTGTCGTTCCTGGCGTTCTGGGTGCCCTGGgcgcctgctgggctgcagttctTGCTGTGCCTGTGCCTCTACGACAGCTTCCTGACGCTCGTAGACCTGCACCATCATGCCTTGCTGGCCGACCTGGCTCTCTCAGCCCACGACCGCACCCACCTCAACTTCTACTGCTCCCTCTTCAGCGCGGCCGGCTCCCTGTCTGTCTTTGCCTCCTACGCCTTCTGGAACAAAGAGGACTTCTCTTCGTTCCGCGCCTTCTGCCTGGCACTGGCCACTGGCTCTGGGCTGGGCTTTGTGGGGGCCGCACGGCTGCTGAGGCAGCGGGTTGAGGCGGCCGGCAGGGAGCCGGGGTGCCCAGCCATGGCTGTGAATGGCGG CCTATGTGAAGAAGAGCTGCTTGTGGGCGGCGAGGAGGCGGGTAGCATCACCTTGGGCCAGTACCTCCGGCAGCTGGCACGCCACCGGAACTTCCTGTGGTTCGTGGGCATGGACCTGGTGCAG GTCTTTCACTGCCACTTCAACAGCAACTTCTTTCCCCTCTTCCTGGAGCATCTGTTGTCAGACCACATCTCCCTCTCCACGGGCTCCTTCCTGTTGG GCATCTCCTACGTCGCTCCCCACCTCAACAACCTCTACTTCCTGCCCCTGTGCCGGCGCTGGGGTGTCTACGCCGTGGTGCGGGGGCTCTTCCTGCTCAAGCTGGGCCTGAGCCTGCTTATGCTGTTGGCTGGCCCCGACCACCCCGGCCTGCTCTGCCTCTTCATTGCCAG CAACCGTGTTTTCACTGAGGGCACCTGTAAGTTGTTGACCTTGGTGGTCACGGACCTGGTGGATGAGGACTTGGTGCTGAATCACCGCAAGCAGGCAGCCTCAGCACTTCTCTTTGGCATGGTGGCCCTGGTGACCAAGCCAGGCCAGACCTTCGCTCCGCTGCTGGGCACCTGGCTGCTCTGCTTCTACACAG GTCATGATCTCTTCCAGCAGCCCCCCCCAGCCCCTGTGGGGAGTGCTCAGCCCTGGCCGGAGCCTCCGGCTCCACCCCCGGCACAGGCCCCGCCGCTCCGCCAGGGCTGCTTCTACCTGCTGGTGCTGGTGCCCATCGCCTGTGCTCTGCTGCAGCTGTTCACTTGGTCCCAGTTCACGCTGCACGGGAGGCGCCTGCACATGGTCAAAGCCCAGCGCCAGAGCCTGTCACGGGCCCAGACCCTGGACGTTAAGATGGTGTGA
- the MFSD13A gene encoding transmembrane protein 180 isoform X2: MAPWPSLSLSCTTCSCFTTWTPLSQCTRSTKLPSGLERQESWHHLRGVASRLGWGKSWRGRRLEPTCPSPLCPQTVFLLWNSLNDPLFGWLSDRQFLSSQPRSGAGLSSRTVVLARVRALGWHGPLLALSFLAFWVPWAPAGLQFLLCLCLYDSFLTLVDLHHHALLADLALSAHDRTHLNFYCSLFSAAGSLSVFASYAFWNKEDFSSFRAFCLALATGSGLGFVGAARLLRQRVEAAGREPGCPAMAVNGGLCEEELLVGGEEAGSITLGQYLRQLARHRNFLWFVGMDLVQVFHCHFNSNFFPLFLEHLLSDHISLSTGSFLLGISYVAPHLNNLYFLPLCRRWGVYAVVRGLFLLKLGLSLLMLLAGPDHPGLLCLFIASNRVFTEGTCKLLTLVVTDLVDEDLVLNHRKQAASALLFGMVALVTKPGQTFAPLLGTWLLCFYTGHDLFQQPPPAPVGSAQPWPEPPAPPPAQAPPLRQGCFYLLVLVPIACALLQLFTWSQFTLHGRRLHMVKAQRQSLSRAQTLDVKMV, from the exons ATGGCTCCCTGGCCCTCTTTGTCTCTGTCCTGCACAACGTGTTCCTGCTTTACTACGTGGACACCTTTGTCTCAGTGTACAAGGTCGACAAAGCTGCCTTCTGGGTTGGAGAG GCAGGAAAGCTGGCATCATCTCCGAGGGGTGGCGagcaggctggggtggggaaagTCCTGGAGAGGACGCCGCCTGGAGCCCACCTGCCCGTCTCCCCTCTGCCCACAGACGGTGTTTCTCCTCTGGAACAGTCTCAACGACCCCCTCTTCGGCTGGCTGAGTGACCGTCAGTTCCTTAGCTCCCAACCCCG GTCAGGTGCTGGGCTCTCCTCACGGACCGTGGTACTGGCACGGGTGCGGGCACTGGGCTGGCATGGGCCGCTGCTGGCACTGTCGTTCCTGGCGTTCTGGGTGCCCTGGgcgcctgctgggctgcagttctTGCTGTGCCTGTGCCTCTACGACAGCTTCCTGACGCTCGTAGACCTGCACCATCATGCCTTGCTGGCCGACCTGGCTCTCTCAGCCCACGACCGCACCCACCTCAACTTCTACTGCTCCCTCTTCAGCGCGGCCGGCTCCCTGTCTGTCTTTGCCTCCTACGCCTTCTGGAACAAAGAGGACTTCTCTTCGTTCCGCGCCTTCTGCCTGGCACTGGCCACTGGCTCTGGGCTGGGCTTTGTGGGGGCCGCACGGCTGCTGAGGCAGCGGGTTGAGGCGGCCGGCAGGGAGCCGGGGTGCCCAGCCATGGCTGTGAATGGCGG CCTATGTGAAGAAGAGCTGCTTGTGGGCGGCGAGGAGGCGGGTAGCATCACCTTGGGCCAGTACCTCCGGCAGCTGGCACGCCACCGGAACTTCCTGTGGTTCGTGGGCATGGACCTGGTGCAG GTCTTTCACTGCCACTTCAACAGCAACTTCTTTCCCCTCTTCCTGGAGCATCTGTTGTCAGACCACATCTCCCTCTCCACGGGCTCCTTCCTGTTGG GCATCTCCTACGTCGCTCCCCACCTCAACAACCTCTACTTCCTGCCCCTGTGCCGGCGCTGGGGTGTCTACGCCGTGGTGCGGGGGCTCTTCCTGCTCAAGCTGGGCCTGAGCCTGCTTATGCTGTTGGCTGGCCCCGACCACCCCGGCCTGCTCTGCCTCTTCATTGCCAG CAACCGTGTTTTCACTGAGGGCACCTGTAAGTTGTTGACCTTGGTGGTCACGGACCTGGTGGATGAGGACTTGGTGCTGAATCACCGCAAGCAGGCAGCCTCAGCACTTCTCTTTGGCATGGTGGCCCTGGTGACCAAGCCAGGCCAGACCTTCGCTCCGCTGCTGGGCACCTGGCTGCTCTGCTTCTACACAG GTCATGATCTCTTCCAGCAGCCCCCCCCAGCCCCTGTGGGGAGTGCTCAGCCCTGGCCGGAGCCTCCGGCTCCACCCCCGGCACAGGCCCCGCCGCTCCGCCAGGGCTGCTTCTACCTGCTGGTGCTGGTGCCCATCGCCTGTGCTCTGCTGCAGCTGTTCACTTGGTCCCAGTTCACGCTGCACGGGAGGCGCCTGCACATGGTCAAAGCCCAGCGCCAGAGCCTGTCACGGGCCCAGACCCTGGACGTTAAGATGGTGTGA
- the ACTR1A gene encoding alpha-centractin, which produces MESYDVIANQPVVIDNGSGVIKAGFAGDQIPKYCFPNYVGRPKHVRVMAGALEGDIFIGPKAEEHRGLLSIRYPMEHGIVKDWNDMERIWQYVYSKDQLQTFSEEHPVLLTEAPLNPRKNRERAAEVFFETFNVPALFISMQAVLSLYATGRTTGVVLDSGDGVTHAVPIYEGFAMPHSIMRIDIAGRDVSRFLRLYLRKEGYDFHSSSEFEIVKAIKERACYLSINPQKDETLETEKAQYYLPDGSTIEIGPSRFRAPELLFRPDLIGEESEGIHEVLVFAIQKSDMDLRRTLFSNIVLSGGSTLFKGFGDRLLSEVKKLAPKDVKIRISAPQERLYSTWIGGSILASLDTFKKMWVSKKEYEEDGARSIHRKTF; this is translated from the exons GGATCCGGTGTGATTAAAGCTGGTTTTGCTGGTGATCAGATCCCTAAATACTGCTTCCCAAACTA TGTGGGCAGACCCAAGCACGTTCGTGTCATGGCAGGCGCCCTCGAAGGTGACATCTTCATTGGCCCCAAAGCCGAG GAGCACCGAGGGCTGCTCTCCATCCGCTACCCCATGGAGCACGGCATCGTCAAGGACTGGAATGACATGGAGCGCATCTGGCAGTACGTCTACTCTAAGGACCAGCTGCAGACTttctcagaggag CATCCTGTGCTCCTGACAGAGGCGCCTTTAAATCCACGGAAAAACCGGGAACGAGCTGCTGAAGTTTTCTTCGAGACCTTCAACGTGCCAGCCCTTTTCATCTCCATGCAAGCTGTGCTCAGCCT TTATGCCACCGGCAGGACCACGGGTGTGGTGCTGGATTCTGGGGATGGCGTCACCCATGCCGTGCCCATTTACGAGGGCTttgccatgccccactccatCATGCGCATCGACATCGCTGGCCGAGACGTCTCTCGCTTTCTTCGCCTCTACCTGCGCAAGGAGGGCTATGATTTCCATTCATCCTCCGAGTTTGAGATTGTCAAGGCCATAAAAGAA AGAGCCTGCTACCTGTCCATAAACCCCCAGAAGGATGAGACTCTAGAGACGGAGAAAGCGCAATACTACCTGCCCGACGGCAGCACCATTGAG ATTGGCCCTTCCCGATTCCGAGCACCTGAGCTGCTGTTCAGGCCGGACCTGATCGGCGAGGAGAGCGAGGGCATCCACGAGGTGCTGGTGTTTGCCATCCAGAAGTCTGACATGGACCTGCGGCGCACGCTGTTCTCCAACATCGTCCTCTCGGGTGGCTCCACCCTCTTCAAAG GTTTTGGTGACAGGCTATTGAGTGAAGTGAAGAAATTGGCTCCGAAAGACGTGAAGATCAGG ATATCTGCACCGCAGGAGAGACTGTATTCCACATGGATTGG GGGCTCCATCCTCGCCTCCCTGGACACCTTTAAGAAGATGTGGGTCTCTAAGAAGGAATATGAGGAAGATGGTGCCCGGTCCATCCACAGGAAAACCTTCTAA